TGCTTTTGTTCTTGATCTCGCTTGGAATCAATCTTGTTTTATATTCTCTGCTCGTTAGTCGTTATCTATGGTTGTGTGAAATCTTATATCGGGTCATCGAAGTTGTTGTAATTTAATGATTCTTAGATCATCTTTGTCTCTTTTTTTCATGGACCTCATTTTTGCCAGAAAAATCTTCTTTATTCCCCTGTTTTTATCGCATAACAACGCAACTGCAATCTTCAGGTGTTAACTTTCAACTAAACTTTTTTTCACATGTTATTGGAGTTTAATGATTCTTAGATCATCTTTGCCCTTTTTTTGGACCGGATTATTGCCAGGTAAATGTTTATTCTTTCCCTGTTTATCAAATAACAATGCAAATTACATTACATAAACCTGTTCCTGACTTGTAACTAGGTTTAATATTTgcatacttcctgtgtacttggctttgccttgttactttttttttttataaccgtGGGCGTCCGGGCCAGCTTGCGCTCACCTCGACTAATCCCATGGGGCCCTGAAGTTAACAACCAGGTAAACGCTCTAAGGGGACTCGAACTAGTGACCATTGGGGAGCAAACCCAAGGCCGGACCAGCTGAGCTACTCCTCAGGGTTTATCTTTGCCTTGTTACTTGTCTCAATAAAatctttcttattcattaaaaaaaaattgacataaaCCTGGCTGTCAAGTTTTGAAGTAGATACgagaatgttttttttatcagaaagTAGATACGAGAATTTGAGTGGTTAGAACCAACAATCTACTTGTGATACAACTCTGGTTAAAAAGAACTATTTGTGATACAATTTGACCGACTTACACAACTTAGTATGGTACACCTGTTGTCTGGTGGTATATCAGACAGCTTCTTCATACACACATACAAGTCCAAACATTGTTAAGTCCGATGATGCAAAATGTATATGCAAGCAATGTCATTTTATTGCTAGTTTGAGACTTGGGCAAGCTTAACTCCTTACATTTATTGTAAGCTCATTTacctttatttttccttctctttgtcAGGAATTTGTGGCTCTCAAGATCCAGAAAAGTGCAGCACAATTTGCTCAAGCTGCACTTCATGAGATTGAAGTCCTTTCAGCTATTGCTAGTGGCGATCCCTCAAATTCCAGATGCATTGTGAGACTCATTGACCACTTTAAGCATACAGGCCCAAATGGGCAGCATCTTTGCATGGTGCTTGAGTTTCTTGGCGATAGCTTACTCCGGCTGATCAGGTATAATCGATACAAGGGCCTTGGATTAAATCAAGTTAGGGAGATCTGCAAGTGCATTTTGGCAGGTCTGGACTATTTGCATAGAGAACTTGGTATAATCCATACTGACCTGAAACCTGAAAATATTCTTCTCTTTTCCACCATTGATCCTAGCAAAGACCCAGTTAGGTCTGAACTCACTCCAATTCTTGAGAGGCCTGAAGGGAATCCAAATGGTGGAACTACGATGAATCTcattgaaaaaaagttgaaaagaagAGCGAGGAGAGCAGTTGCTAAGATATCTGAAAGAAGAGCTTCCATGGGAGGACTAGGAGGAGGAGCTGCAAAATCTGAGAGAAATCTGGATGGGATTGATGTGAGATGCAAGGTTGTGGATTTTGGAAATGCATGTTGGGTTGATAATCAGTTCGCACAAGAAATCCAAACTCGGCAGTACAGAGCTCCTGAAGTTATACTACAAGCTGGATATTCCTTTTCTGTTGATATGTGGTCATTTGCTTGCACTGCGTTTGAACTTGCTACTGGGGACATGATGTTTGCTCCTAGTAGCGGACAAGGGTTTGGCGAGGATGAGGTAGGATGGTTTTTCCTGTTGTCTTCAGTGATGGATCCATGACTATATGCTGCACAATAGCAATTAGGACAGATTAGTTCAACTGGATAGCTTCATGATTTATCTCAGAAGTTGAATGGAAATAGCATATAAAGGAACATTAAGATGAACATATcggaaaatataaatatgaaactgctgctagaataaaatttgagtTGTATTGTTCTTCACTCACGTTAGCTAGGCATCACGTTGTTTATTCAAGTAATGAGCTTAGAGCATAGAAATCCATCCATAATAACTTTCAACTGCCCACCCCCACACACCCCCCCGCGCCCCGTCcgttccttttcttcttcccctgCCCTCCTTTTTTTGTTAATGGTCCCTGTATCCTTGCAGGGAAGAGGACATAGTTGGtggataggaaaaaaaaaacaaatcatacaTATACagtatatatttacttttgaaAGGGTACTTGGTGTTTGTACTGGACTTAAGGTTTCTGTCTATGAACAGCATAGATTTGAAGAGTCAGTATGCTGTAATTTGGTTTCTGCCCAGAAACAGCATATAGTCAGTATGCTGTAATTTGGTTTCTGCCCAGAAACAGCATATACAAGAAATAGTTTCCATTGTATTAACTCATGGCGAACTTTATTTCATGTTGTTGATACACTCCTAATAACTTACTCCAAATGATCTAGAATGGCAATCAATTAAATCACATTACCTTATCATCTATTCCTTATTGATCACCTAAATggtaaaatacatttttagttATTGTTACTGTTGCTGTGAACCTATATAGCTAGGTAATGGAACTCTCATGTGGTTGGTTTCAGGATCATCTTGCTCTAATGATGGAACTCCTTGGAAAGATGCCTCGAAAGGTGAGCGCATTTATTCTGCCACTGTCGGTACATAGTTATCCAATAACTATGGTTTTGATTCCTGTCTTTGGCTTTGGTTGACAGGTAGCCATTGGAGGAGCACGGTCCAAAGATTTCTTCGACAGACATGGGGATCTAAAGAGAATTCGGAGGCTGAAATTCTGGCCGCTTGATCGATTGCTGGTTGATAGGTACAAATTTTCTGAGAATGATGCGGGTGAGTTTGCAGAGTTTCTTTGTCCCCTTCTCGATTTTGCACCAGAGAAGCGACCAACTGCTCAGCAGTGTCTGCAGCACCCATGGCTCAGTCTCAGGAATTCAACACAAGGTGAGATGAATAATGAGGCCAATCTGGGAAACTTAAATGTAGGGATGAGCAACCTTCAGATTAAGGTGGGTAAGTGAACAAGGCATGAAAAATGTTGGTAGAGCCACACTTTATTTCAGAGCCCCTCCCTTCCCCTGTATGACTATTGATTGCAATTTTTTGTTATGTTACGCTGCtattaagatttatttattttactaacTCTACAAGATGTAAAGTAGTAATGATTCTTGAGAGTTGATGACTTTTAATGAGAAACATTTGACTGCAACTATAATTCCTCTGGGAGCTAACGGGAAcattatatttatgtaaatatgtaTAATTAGTATCTTTGAAGTAGcaattaagggctcgtttgttttcagagatgagatgagatgagatgagattaaagttaaaaagttgaataaaatattattagaatatattttttaatattatttttgttttgggatttgaaaaagttgaattgtttattttattttgtgtggagatttagaaaagttgtagtgatgaagtgagatgagatgagatgtttcttgaaaacaaacgataaGTAACTTACCCCTAAGGATTAGCTCAAGTGGTACGGGTCTTGGACTTGGGATGCTCATCCAAGTCTACTCAAACCCTTGGGTGTAAACAATTTGTGTCGTGCACGGAAAATAATTCCTATCTTAAGAACAACCATTTAGGTTCAGGTCGTTTTCCTACCTTTTCGATTCATTCTTGTGAAGGCATGTGTCAGTGCTCCAAATATCCACCACTCCTCCCCTTATTTTAGAGAAACTTTTGCCTTGAAGATGATGCTTCAAggcaaaattatttttatcagattataaaattgtttatcagattataaaattatttttattgtaaaataaatctaacagattatataaaataaagtcaGTTTGTaggattacttttatgtaatttttttgcgGCTATAACAATACTCTTTCTTTCAATGTTGCATGAGAAAAAGTGAACCCTGAAATGGATTGCAACTAAGCAAGCAAAATAGGAAATAAATGTTTCACTGACAAAGGAAGAGCATGCGATATGATGAGATGGATAAGAttgcaaaagaaagaaatgtttCGTTGAGGCTACTGGGACCCGTATAAAGCTAACTTGCTTCATTTCACCCTCCAAGATGTGGATCCCTCAATAAACTCTCCTCCTCCATCCACCAACCAAAGATGTAACATACCTTAGTCTTGCACATCTGATGAAAGTGAGAAATGGCCCCCacatataaataatcatttcactGATAAACAAtaattgggatttccttttATTCCAATTCTTgtatagattttaatgaaaatcaAACAACTGATGATAAATCAACTCAAACGTAAATGGTGTGCAACTCTCTGCCTTGTGTTAAATCTTAATGATTTCTTAGCAGTGCTTCAGAAACTAAACAAGAAAGAATAGACAAGTACCCTACCCCAACATGCACCATTCTTCAAAACGTCTCGTAAAAGATCTTCCATAGAATTGGAAGTGCGTCGCTTTCTCCATGTCATCTTTACTAAAAATGTCAGATTTTCTATAAGTAATGAGAACTCGCTCGACCAAGACTGCCAGCCAGCTAAGAAACAGTATTATATAAAGCCAAAGTTTCTTGTGGCCAATATCTTCTATTATAATAGCAAAGATATTTTCTTATGGTTTGGAATGAGCGCTGGATAGATAGGACCAGTCTTCCATACAGATCCCTATCACTGCATTTTCCACACGGATCAGAGAATAGATGTTTGAACAACTTGAGTCTTAAATGTTACACTCCATTTTCTATTTCTTCCAGCATTAAAAGAACCTGGATCAACCCTTTTGGTTTGACTAACAATAATCATACTCTGgtctctataaaatattatatatatatatatatatatacatatatatcttaatactATCCATTGTCCTTTGGATTACCATCTTCTTAAATAATTGGCatcaaagaatattaaaaagatgatgagtatcatttctttctatacatatttatatgtatataaacaCACAGAGTATCCAAGATTTCACTGACACATCGCATTAACAGATATTTATCGAAGTTATGTTTCTAAAgtaacataaattttaaaagtgtGAAAGTGGAAGGCAATGCTAAAAGTAAttgctaaaaatatatatacttgcaAGGCCGCTAACGACATATTCAACACATCACTAAGGTAGATATCCgtaacattaattaatataaaaaagtatttatgtgTTAACGTTTCTTTTTATAACTGTAATAAGTTCCATTTCTACAAGAAGTATGTTTACATATCAACTTGGAAGCGGGAAAACTCAAATAACATTGCACACCGGATCTTGCAGCTATGGAGCAACTTTTACAACTTTATTATCGATATTTCCCTTGCTAATACTCTGGATCCATAACAGCATCAACAAGTACCATCAAATGTCAAACAAATTACCACACTGCAATAATTTCGTGTATAGCTTTTCGTACATAAAAAGGAAGAATGAAAATAGAATCAACTTGCAAAAAAAATGACATCATAGGGATACACACTCACATTGTATAATTCATTTATCATCAGTTCtatgaggaggatgaacatgcAACATGTTAACAGATACTATCCAATTTATTGCGTCAGTCGCGTCTTAACTTGAAGCTTTTGCTATTCTGTAAAGCACGGGTGCAAGCaattaaatatctaaatttaCATTGGGTCAGTTTAAGTTTCTTACAACTccagaaaaaatgaataaaaacatCAATGAAAGAAAGCCTTTTCTATAAAAAGAACGCCATGAATCCTACCTCAGCTATCAACTTCTATCATAGTATCTACCAGTCGCCACATTACATTTGAGCACCACGACTGCAGGAATTTATTTTGCTCGACACATGTTGACACATTGAACTCCTGGCATTTCCACACTGGCGTAGCCCTGATTGGCATCACACCATCAGCCGAAGTCTGCAGTGAGAACAAGAGCATACCGCTGGCAGTCGGGCTGTATGCCCATGTCATTCTCAGACAACGGGGAGCTTCTCACATTCATCTCCTCTTTGGGGTTTGATTGATCCCTAAAGTTACAAATACTTAAGGGCAACCTTTTTAGCTTCACTCTTCCCCTCCTTTTACCAGTTGTACTCGCGTCTTCTCCAGTTTTATCCTTTGGCTGACTTGATTCTGCTTCCTCATATTCCATCTCTAGTTGACCAGCTTTATCAGACTTGGAGGACTTTTCATCTGCTTTGTGTGAGTATAATTCATGGATGGAGCCTTCAGATTTAATCTTGCCTGTTACGGCATGACCATTGGACATAGATGGGAGGTGTCTTTCCAATTCGACACCCCCATTGGATACCCTATTTTTCTTAGAACTTGCTGAGCTTTTAGGTTTCTTGTGTTTATGACCCTTCCAGTCAGAACTTGAAGAATTCTTTGAGATTCTGGGTGAGCTGTTAATAGCTTGATGCAACTTACGGGCCAACTCTTCATCTGTCTTGTTATTCTCAATAGGTTGGTATTTTTTGTACAAGTGCTGAACAGGGAGATGCTTCTTCAGCTTATTCTTTTTCAGATATCTTTCCTTACAGGCTGCCTCTCCAGAAAATGAGGCAACCAAATCTAAAGCGCGCTTGGCAGCAGCCATTGCTTTTGATGCTATTGCAGCCTTCTCTTCAGCTGCAGCTCTTGCTGCCTCTGCAGCCTTAGATGCAGCGATTGCCGCTGAATTTGAAGCCTCTACTATCTCCCCTGGTGTAAGGTTAGGACTATTCGAATGAGAACTCAACAGATTGTTAAGACGGGTTTCAAAGTCACTCAAAGCAGCAGAAGATGGAGCGGAAGCAGAAGAAGCAATTA
This genomic interval from Juglans microcarpa x Juglans regia isolate MS1-56 chromosome 4D, Jm3101_v1.0, whole genome shotgun sequence contains the following:
- the LOC121259021 gene encoding uncharacterized protein LOC121259021 gives rise to the protein MEANICDVNHLDADVLLPPRKRLLAGLKKQSSESDGALSLSLIASSASAPSSAALSDFETRLNNLLSSHSNSPNLTPGEIVEASNSAAIAASKAAEAARAAAEEKAAIASKAMAAAKRALDLVASFSGEAACKERYLKKNKLKKHLPVQHLYKKYQPIENNKTDEELARKLHQAINSSPRISKNSSSSDWKGHKHKKPKSSASSKKNRVSNGGVELERHLPSMSNGHAVTGKIKSEGSIHELYSHKADEKSSKSDKAGQLEMEYEEAESSQPKDKTGEDASTTGKRRGRVKLKRLPLSICNFRDQSNPKEEMNVRSSPLSENDMGIQPDCQRYALVLTADFG
- the LOC121260364 gene encoding SRSF protein kinase 2-like encodes the protein MSCSSSSGSEEDEEGMESYRKGGYHAVRVGDQFAGGRYIAQRKLGWGQFSTVWLAYDTRTSEFVALKIQKSAAQFAQAALHEIEVLSAIASGDPSNSRCIVRLIDHFKHTGPNGQHLCMVLEFLGDSLLRLIRYNRYKGLGLNQVREICKCILAGLDYLHRELGIIHTDLKPENILLFSTIDPSKDPVRSELTPILERPEGNPNGGTTMNLIEKKLKRRARRAVAKISERRASMGGLGGGAAKSERNLDGIDVRCKVVDFGNACWVDNQFAQEIQTRQYRAPEVILQAGYSFSVDMWSFACTAFELATGDMMFAPSSGQGFGEDEDHLALMMELLGKMPRKVAIGGARSKDFFDRHGDLKRIRRLKFWPLDRLLVDRYKFSENDAGEFAEFLCPLLDFAPEKRPTAQQCLQHPWLSLRNSTQGEMNNEANLGNLNVGMSNLQIKVGK